One region of Gopherus evgoodei ecotype Sinaloan lineage chromosome 16, rGopEvg1_v1.p, whole genome shotgun sequence genomic DNA includes:
- the LOC115635957 gene encoding histo-blood group ABO system transferase 1-like isoform X6, producing the protein MYVFSGTSSKVSDTTSSNTQDFHNIKQSSNHILEDLLQIELPRMIYTKPQILKPPRCDVLMMTPWFAPIVWEGTYNSEILNEQFRQRNDTVGLTVFAIKKYVVFLKTFLETAETYFMVGHRVNYYIFTDRPEEVPKVALKEGRNIVVLQVQNYPRWQEISMRRMEMLSYFSQQRFINEVSYLVCMDVDMKFNDQVGVEILSDLFGTLHPAFYAAERRSFTYERRPASQAYVPSDEGDFYYMGSIFGGTVMEVYKLTKKCHEAIMVDKANGIEAIWQEESHLNKYFLYHKPTKILSPEYMWDDNLGRPEILKKRRFLAVPKNHAAIRNK; encoded by the exons AT GTATGTTTTCAGTGGTACCTCAAGCAAGGTCTCCGACACAACGAG CAGTAATACCCAGGACTTCCACAATATAAAGCAATCAAG CAACCATATCCTGGAAGATTTACTACAAATTGAATTGCCAAG AATGATTTACACAAAGCCACAGATTCTAAAGCCACC GAGATGTGACGTCCTTATGATGACTCCGTGGTTTGCTCCAATAGTTTGGGAAGGGACCTATAACTCCGAGATACTGAATGAGCAGTTCCGACAAAGGAATGACACTGTTGGACTGACAGTGTTTGCTATCAAAAA gtaTGTAGTCTTCCTCAAGACATTTTTAGAAACTGCAGAGACTTACTTTATGGTTGGACATAGGGTGAACTATTACATTTTCACAGACAGACCAGAAGAAGTTCCTAAAGTTGCCCTCAAAGAAGGAAGGAACATAGTGGTTCTGCAAGTTCAAAACTACCCTAGGTGGCAAGAAATCTCTATGCGACGAATGGAAATGCTCAGCTACTTCTCTCAGCAGCGGTTCATTAATGAGGTCAGCTACCTTGTGTGTATGGATGTAGACATGAAGTTTAATGACCAAGTTGGAGTGGAGATCCTGAGCGACTTGTTTGGCACACTACACCCAGCTTTCTACGCTGCAGAGCGTCGGTCTTTCACCTATGAACGTCGACCTGCTTCTCAAGCTTATGTGCCCAGTGATGAGGGTGACTTCTACTATATGGGATCCATTTTTGGAGGAACAGTAATGGAGGTTTACAAGCTGACCAAGAAATGCCATGAAGCCATCATGGTGGACAAAGCCAATGGAATTGAGGCAATCTGGCAAGAAGAGAGTCACTTAAACAAGTATTTTCTTTACCACAAACCAACCAAAATACTTTCTCCAGAATACATGTGGGACGACAATCTAGGTAGGCCAGAGATCCTTAAAAAAAGAAGGTTTCTTGCTGTACCAAAGAATCATGCTGCAATCAGAAATAAATGA
- the LOC115635957 gene encoding histo-blood group ABO system transferase 1-like isoform X7, producing MYVFSGTSSKVSDTTSNTQDFHNIKQSSNHILEDLLQIELPRMIYTKPQILKPPRCDVLMMTPWFAPIVWEGTYNSEILNEQFRQRNDTVGLTVFAIKKYVVFLKTFLETAETYFMVGHRVNYYIFTDRPEEVPKVALKEGRNIVVLQVQNYPRWQEISMRRMEMLSYFSQQRFINEVSYLVCMDVDMKFNDQVGVEILSDLFGTLHPAFYAAERRSFTYERRPASQAYVPSDEGDFYYMGSIFGGTVMEVYKLTKKCHEAIMVDKANGIEAIWQEESHLNKYFLYHKPTKILSPEYMWDDNLGRPEILKKRRFLAVPKNHAAIRNK from the exons AT GTATGTTTTCAGTGGTACCTCAAGCAAGGTCTCCGACACAACGAG TAATACCCAGGACTTCCACAATATAAAGCAATCAAG CAACCATATCCTGGAAGATTTACTACAAATTGAATTGCCAAG AATGATTTACACAAAGCCACAGATTCTAAAGCCACC GAGATGTGACGTCCTTATGATGACTCCGTGGTTTGCTCCAATAGTTTGGGAAGGGACCTATAACTCCGAGATACTGAATGAGCAGTTCCGACAAAGGAATGACACTGTTGGACTGACAGTGTTTGCTATCAAAAA gtaTGTAGTCTTCCTCAAGACATTTTTAGAAACTGCAGAGACTTACTTTATGGTTGGACATAGGGTGAACTATTACATTTTCACAGACAGACCAGAAGAAGTTCCTAAAGTTGCCCTCAAAGAAGGAAGGAACATAGTGGTTCTGCAAGTTCAAAACTACCCTAGGTGGCAAGAAATCTCTATGCGACGAATGGAAATGCTCAGCTACTTCTCTCAGCAGCGGTTCATTAATGAGGTCAGCTACCTTGTGTGTATGGATGTAGACATGAAGTTTAATGACCAAGTTGGAGTGGAGATCCTGAGCGACTTGTTTGGCACACTACACCCAGCTTTCTACGCTGCAGAGCGTCGGTCTTTCACCTATGAACGTCGACCTGCTTCTCAAGCTTATGTGCCCAGTGATGAGGGTGACTTCTACTATATGGGATCCATTTTTGGAGGAACAGTAATGGAGGTTTACAAGCTGACCAAGAAATGCCATGAAGCCATCATGGTGGACAAAGCCAATGGAATTGAGGCAATCTGGCAAGAAGAGAGTCACTTAAACAAGTATTTTCTTTACCACAAACCAACCAAAATACTTTCTCCAGAATACATGTGGGACGACAATCTAGGTAGGCCAGAGATCCTTAAAAAAAGAAGGTTTCTTGCTGTACCAAAGAATCATGCTGCAATCAGAAATAAATGA
- the LOC115635957 gene encoding histo-blood group ABO system transferase-like isoform X5 → MDKNQGKTGGVKGYFPKSHVHVMGFSTLLCFSFGYLWYVFSGTSSKVSDTTRMIYTKPQILKPPRCDVLMMTPWFAPIVWEGTYNSEILNEQFRQRNDTVGLTVFAIKKYVVFLKTFLETAETYFMVGHRVNYYIFTDRPEEVPKVALKEGRNIVVLQVQNYPRWQEISMRRMEMLSYFSQQRFINEVSYLVCMDVDMKFNDQVGVEILSDLFGTLHPAFYAAERRSFTYERRPASQAYVPSDEGDFYYMGSIFGGTVMEVYKLTKKCHEAIMVDKANGIEAIWQEESHLNKYFLYHKPTKILSPEYMWDDNLGRPEILKKRRFLAVPKNHAAIRNK, encoded by the exons ATGGACAAGAACCAAG GGAAAACAGGAGGGGTCAAAGGCTATTTTCCAAAGAGCCATGTTCATGTCATGGGTTTCAGCACgctgctgtgcttcagttttgGCTACCTTTG GTATGTTTTCAGTGGTACCTCAAGCAAGGTCTCCGACACAACGAG AATGATTTACACAAAGCCACAGATTCTAAAGCCACC GAGATGTGACGTCCTTATGATGACTCCGTGGTTTGCTCCAATAGTTTGGGAAGGGACCTATAACTCCGAGATACTGAATGAGCAGTTCCGACAAAGGAATGACACTGTTGGACTGACAGTGTTTGCTATCAAAAA gtaTGTAGTCTTCCTCAAGACATTTTTAGAAACTGCAGAGACTTACTTTATGGTTGGACATAGGGTGAACTATTACATTTTCACAGACAGACCAGAAGAAGTTCCTAAAGTTGCCCTCAAAGAAGGAAGGAACATAGTGGTTCTGCAAGTTCAAAACTACCCTAGGTGGCAAGAAATCTCTATGCGACGAATGGAAATGCTCAGCTACTTCTCTCAGCAGCGGTTCATTAATGAGGTCAGCTACCTTGTGTGTATGGATGTAGACATGAAGTTTAATGACCAAGTTGGAGTGGAGATCCTGAGCGACTTGTTTGGCACACTACACCCAGCTTTCTACGCTGCAGAGCGTCGGTCTTTCACCTATGAACGTCGACCTGCTTCTCAAGCTTATGTGCCCAGTGATGAGGGTGACTTCTACTATATGGGATCCATTTTTGGAGGAACAGTAATGGAGGTTTACAAGCTGACCAAGAAATGCCATGAAGCCATCATGGTGGACAAAGCCAATGGAATTGAGGCAATCTGGCAAGAAGAGAGTCACTTAAACAAGTATTTTCTTTACCACAAACCAACCAAAATACTTTCTCCAGAATACATGTGGGACGACAATCTAGGTAGGCCAGAGATCCTTAAAAAAAGAAGGTTTCTTGCTGTACCAAAGAATCATGCTGCAATCAGAAATAAATGA
- the LOC115635957 gene encoding histo-blood group ABO system transferase-like isoform X2, with translation MDKNQGKTGGVKGYFPKSHVHVMGFSTLLCFSFGYLWYVFSGTSSKVSDTTSNTQDFHNIKQSSNHILEDLLQIELPRMIYTKPQILKPPRCDVLMMTPWFAPIVWEGTYNSEILNEQFRQRNDTVGLTVFAIKKYVVFLKTFLETAETYFMVGHRVNYYIFTDRPEEVPKVALKEGRNIVVLQVQNYPRWQEISMRRMEMLSYFSQQRFINEVSYLVCMDVDMKFNDQVGVEILSDLFGTLHPAFYAAERRSFTYERRPASQAYVPSDEGDFYYMGSIFGGTVMEVYKLTKKCHEAIMVDKANGIEAIWQEESHLNKYFLYHKPTKILSPEYMWDDNLGRPEILKKRRFLAVPKNHAAIRNK, from the exons ATGGACAAGAACCAAG GGAAAACAGGAGGGGTCAAAGGCTATTTTCCAAAGAGCCATGTTCATGTCATGGGTTTCAGCACgctgctgtgcttcagttttgGCTACCTTTG GTATGTTTTCAGTGGTACCTCAAGCAAGGTCTCCGACACAACGAG TAATACCCAGGACTTCCACAATATAAAGCAATCAAG CAACCATATCCTGGAAGATTTACTACAAATTGAATTGCCAAG AATGATTTACACAAAGCCACAGATTCTAAAGCCACC GAGATGTGACGTCCTTATGATGACTCCGTGGTTTGCTCCAATAGTTTGGGAAGGGACCTATAACTCCGAGATACTGAATGAGCAGTTCCGACAAAGGAATGACACTGTTGGACTGACAGTGTTTGCTATCAAAAA gtaTGTAGTCTTCCTCAAGACATTTTTAGAAACTGCAGAGACTTACTTTATGGTTGGACATAGGGTGAACTATTACATTTTCACAGACAGACCAGAAGAAGTTCCTAAAGTTGCCCTCAAAGAAGGAAGGAACATAGTGGTTCTGCAAGTTCAAAACTACCCTAGGTGGCAAGAAATCTCTATGCGACGAATGGAAATGCTCAGCTACTTCTCTCAGCAGCGGTTCATTAATGAGGTCAGCTACCTTGTGTGTATGGATGTAGACATGAAGTTTAATGACCAAGTTGGAGTGGAGATCCTGAGCGACTTGTTTGGCACACTACACCCAGCTTTCTACGCTGCAGAGCGTCGGTCTTTCACCTATGAACGTCGACCTGCTTCTCAAGCTTATGTGCCCAGTGATGAGGGTGACTTCTACTATATGGGATCCATTTTTGGAGGAACAGTAATGGAGGTTTACAAGCTGACCAAGAAATGCCATGAAGCCATCATGGTGGACAAAGCCAATGGAATTGAGGCAATCTGGCAAGAAGAGAGTCACTTAAACAAGTATTTTCTTTACCACAAACCAACCAAAATACTTTCTCCAGAATACATGTGGGACGACAATCTAGGTAGGCCAGAGATCCTTAAAAAAAGAAGGTTTCTTGCTGTACCAAAGAATCATGCTGCAATCAGAAATAAATGA
- the LOC115635957 gene encoding histo-blood group ABO system transferase 1-like isoform X10 has translation MYVFSGTSSKVSDTTRMIYTKPQILKPPRCDVLMMTPWFAPIVWEGTYNSEILNEQFRQRNDTVGLTVFAIKKYVVFLKTFLETAETYFMVGHRVNYYIFTDRPEEVPKVALKEGRNIVVLQVQNYPRWQEISMRRMEMLSYFSQQRFINEVSYLVCMDVDMKFNDQVGVEILSDLFGTLHPAFYAAERRSFTYERRPASQAYVPSDEGDFYYMGSIFGGTVMEVYKLTKKCHEAIMVDKANGIEAIWQEESHLNKYFLYHKPTKILSPEYMWDDNLGRPEILKKRRFLAVPKNHAAIRNK, from the exons AT GTATGTTTTCAGTGGTACCTCAAGCAAGGTCTCCGACACAACGAG AATGATTTACACAAAGCCACAGATTCTAAAGCCACC GAGATGTGACGTCCTTATGATGACTCCGTGGTTTGCTCCAATAGTTTGGGAAGGGACCTATAACTCCGAGATACTGAATGAGCAGTTCCGACAAAGGAATGACACTGTTGGACTGACAGTGTTTGCTATCAAAAA gtaTGTAGTCTTCCTCAAGACATTTTTAGAAACTGCAGAGACTTACTTTATGGTTGGACATAGGGTGAACTATTACATTTTCACAGACAGACCAGAAGAAGTTCCTAAAGTTGCCCTCAAAGAAGGAAGGAACATAGTGGTTCTGCAAGTTCAAAACTACCCTAGGTGGCAAGAAATCTCTATGCGACGAATGGAAATGCTCAGCTACTTCTCTCAGCAGCGGTTCATTAATGAGGTCAGCTACCTTGTGTGTATGGATGTAGACATGAAGTTTAATGACCAAGTTGGAGTGGAGATCCTGAGCGACTTGTTTGGCACACTACACCCAGCTTTCTACGCTGCAGAGCGTCGGTCTTTCACCTATGAACGTCGACCTGCTTCTCAAGCTTATGTGCCCAGTGATGAGGGTGACTTCTACTATATGGGATCCATTTTTGGAGGAACAGTAATGGAGGTTTACAAGCTGACCAAGAAATGCCATGAAGCCATCATGGTGGACAAAGCCAATGGAATTGAGGCAATCTGGCAAGAAGAGAGTCACTTAAACAAGTATTTTCTTTACCACAAACCAACCAAAATACTTTCTCCAGAATACATGTGGGACGACAATCTAGGTAGGCCAGAGATCCTTAAAAAAAGAAGGTTTCTTGCTGTACCAAAGAATCATGCTGCAATCAGAAATAAATGA
- the LOC115635957 gene encoding histo-blood group ABO system transferase-like isoform X1, translated as MDKNQGKTGGVKGYFPKSHVHVMGFSTLLCFSFGYLWYVFSGTSSKVSDTTSSNTQDFHNIKQSSNHILEDLLQIELPRMIYTKPQILKPPRCDVLMMTPWFAPIVWEGTYNSEILNEQFRQRNDTVGLTVFAIKKYVVFLKTFLETAETYFMVGHRVNYYIFTDRPEEVPKVALKEGRNIVVLQVQNYPRWQEISMRRMEMLSYFSQQRFINEVSYLVCMDVDMKFNDQVGVEILSDLFGTLHPAFYAAERRSFTYERRPASQAYVPSDEGDFYYMGSIFGGTVMEVYKLTKKCHEAIMVDKANGIEAIWQEESHLNKYFLYHKPTKILSPEYMWDDNLGRPEILKKRRFLAVPKNHAAIRNK; from the exons ATGGACAAGAACCAAG GGAAAACAGGAGGGGTCAAAGGCTATTTTCCAAAGAGCCATGTTCATGTCATGGGTTTCAGCACgctgctgtgcttcagttttgGCTACCTTTG GTATGTTTTCAGTGGTACCTCAAGCAAGGTCTCCGACACAACGAG CAGTAATACCCAGGACTTCCACAATATAAAGCAATCAAG CAACCATATCCTGGAAGATTTACTACAAATTGAATTGCCAAG AATGATTTACACAAAGCCACAGATTCTAAAGCCACC GAGATGTGACGTCCTTATGATGACTCCGTGGTTTGCTCCAATAGTTTGGGAAGGGACCTATAACTCCGAGATACTGAATGAGCAGTTCCGACAAAGGAATGACACTGTTGGACTGACAGTGTTTGCTATCAAAAA gtaTGTAGTCTTCCTCAAGACATTTTTAGAAACTGCAGAGACTTACTTTATGGTTGGACATAGGGTGAACTATTACATTTTCACAGACAGACCAGAAGAAGTTCCTAAAGTTGCCCTCAAAGAAGGAAGGAACATAGTGGTTCTGCAAGTTCAAAACTACCCTAGGTGGCAAGAAATCTCTATGCGACGAATGGAAATGCTCAGCTACTTCTCTCAGCAGCGGTTCATTAATGAGGTCAGCTACCTTGTGTGTATGGATGTAGACATGAAGTTTAATGACCAAGTTGGAGTGGAGATCCTGAGCGACTTGTTTGGCACACTACACCCAGCTTTCTACGCTGCAGAGCGTCGGTCTTTCACCTATGAACGTCGACCTGCTTCTCAAGCTTATGTGCCCAGTGATGAGGGTGACTTCTACTATATGGGATCCATTTTTGGAGGAACAGTAATGGAGGTTTACAAGCTGACCAAGAAATGCCATGAAGCCATCATGGTGGACAAAGCCAATGGAATTGAGGCAATCTGGCAAGAAGAGAGTCACTTAAACAAGTATTTTCTTTACCACAAACCAACCAAAATACTTTCTCCAGAATACATGTGGGACGACAATCTAGGTAGGCCAGAGATCCTTAAAAAAAGAAGGTTTCTTGCTGTACCAAAGAATCATGCTGCAATCAGAAATAAATGA
- the LOC115635957 gene encoding histo-blood group ABO system transferase-like isoform X4, translating to MDKNQGKTGGVKGYFPKSHVHVMGFSTLLCFSFGYLWYVFSGTSSKVSDTTSNTQDFHNIKQSRMIYTKPQILKPPRCDVLMMTPWFAPIVWEGTYNSEILNEQFRQRNDTVGLTVFAIKKYVVFLKTFLETAETYFMVGHRVNYYIFTDRPEEVPKVALKEGRNIVVLQVQNYPRWQEISMRRMEMLSYFSQQRFINEVSYLVCMDVDMKFNDQVGVEILSDLFGTLHPAFYAAERRSFTYERRPASQAYVPSDEGDFYYMGSIFGGTVMEVYKLTKKCHEAIMVDKANGIEAIWQEESHLNKYFLYHKPTKILSPEYMWDDNLGRPEILKKRRFLAVPKNHAAIRNK from the exons ATGGACAAGAACCAAG GGAAAACAGGAGGGGTCAAAGGCTATTTTCCAAAGAGCCATGTTCATGTCATGGGTTTCAGCACgctgctgtgcttcagttttgGCTACCTTTG GTATGTTTTCAGTGGTACCTCAAGCAAGGTCTCCGACACAACGAG TAATACCCAGGACTTCCACAATATAAAGCAATCAAG AATGATTTACACAAAGCCACAGATTCTAAAGCCACC GAGATGTGACGTCCTTATGATGACTCCGTGGTTTGCTCCAATAGTTTGGGAAGGGACCTATAACTCCGAGATACTGAATGAGCAGTTCCGACAAAGGAATGACACTGTTGGACTGACAGTGTTTGCTATCAAAAA gtaTGTAGTCTTCCTCAAGACATTTTTAGAAACTGCAGAGACTTACTTTATGGTTGGACATAGGGTGAACTATTACATTTTCACAGACAGACCAGAAGAAGTTCCTAAAGTTGCCCTCAAAGAAGGAAGGAACATAGTGGTTCTGCAAGTTCAAAACTACCCTAGGTGGCAAGAAATCTCTATGCGACGAATGGAAATGCTCAGCTACTTCTCTCAGCAGCGGTTCATTAATGAGGTCAGCTACCTTGTGTGTATGGATGTAGACATGAAGTTTAATGACCAAGTTGGAGTGGAGATCCTGAGCGACTTGTTTGGCACACTACACCCAGCTTTCTACGCTGCAGAGCGTCGGTCTTTCACCTATGAACGTCGACCTGCTTCTCAAGCTTATGTGCCCAGTGATGAGGGTGACTTCTACTATATGGGATCCATTTTTGGAGGAACAGTAATGGAGGTTTACAAGCTGACCAAGAAATGCCATGAAGCCATCATGGTGGACAAAGCCAATGGAATTGAGGCAATCTGGCAAGAAGAGAGTCACTTAAACAAGTATTTTCTTTACCACAAACCAACCAAAATACTTTCTCCAGAATACATGTGGGACGACAATCTAGGTAGGCCAGAGATCCTTAAAAAAAGAAGGTTTCTTGCTGTACCAAAGAATCATGCTGCAATCAGAAATAAATGA
- the LOC115635957 gene encoding histo-blood group ABO system transferase-like isoform X3, with the protein MDKNQGKTGGVKGYFPKSHVHVMGFSTLLCFSFGYLWYVFSGTSSKVSDTTSSNTQDFHNIKQSRMIYTKPQILKPPRCDVLMMTPWFAPIVWEGTYNSEILNEQFRQRNDTVGLTVFAIKKYVVFLKTFLETAETYFMVGHRVNYYIFTDRPEEVPKVALKEGRNIVVLQVQNYPRWQEISMRRMEMLSYFSQQRFINEVSYLVCMDVDMKFNDQVGVEILSDLFGTLHPAFYAAERRSFTYERRPASQAYVPSDEGDFYYMGSIFGGTVMEVYKLTKKCHEAIMVDKANGIEAIWQEESHLNKYFLYHKPTKILSPEYMWDDNLGRPEILKKRRFLAVPKNHAAIRNK; encoded by the exons ATGGACAAGAACCAAG GGAAAACAGGAGGGGTCAAAGGCTATTTTCCAAAGAGCCATGTTCATGTCATGGGTTTCAGCACgctgctgtgcttcagttttgGCTACCTTTG GTATGTTTTCAGTGGTACCTCAAGCAAGGTCTCCGACACAACGAG CAGTAATACCCAGGACTTCCACAATATAAAGCAATCAAG AATGATTTACACAAAGCCACAGATTCTAAAGCCACC GAGATGTGACGTCCTTATGATGACTCCGTGGTTTGCTCCAATAGTTTGGGAAGGGACCTATAACTCCGAGATACTGAATGAGCAGTTCCGACAAAGGAATGACACTGTTGGACTGACAGTGTTTGCTATCAAAAA gtaTGTAGTCTTCCTCAAGACATTTTTAGAAACTGCAGAGACTTACTTTATGGTTGGACATAGGGTGAACTATTACATTTTCACAGACAGACCAGAAGAAGTTCCTAAAGTTGCCCTCAAAGAAGGAAGGAACATAGTGGTTCTGCAAGTTCAAAACTACCCTAGGTGGCAAGAAATCTCTATGCGACGAATGGAAATGCTCAGCTACTTCTCTCAGCAGCGGTTCATTAATGAGGTCAGCTACCTTGTGTGTATGGATGTAGACATGAAGTTTAATGACCAAGTTGGAGTGGAGATCCTGAGCGACTTGTTTGGCACACTACACCCAGCTTTCTACGCTGCAGAGCGTCGGTCTTTCACCTATGAACGTCGACCTGCTTCTCAAGCTTATGTGCCCAGTGATGAGGGTGACTTCTACTATATGGGATCCATTTTTGGAGGAACAGTAATGGAGGTTTACAAGCTGACCAAGAAATGCCATGAAGCCATCATGGTGGACAAAGCCAATGGAATTGAGGCAATCTGGCAAGAAGAGAGTCACTTAAACAAGTATTTTCTTTACCACAAACCAACCAAAATACTTTCTCCAGAATACATGTGGGACGACAATCTAGGTAGGCCAGAGATCCTTAAAAAAAGAAGGTTTCTTGCTGTACCAAAGAATCATGCTGCAATCAGAAATAAATGA
- the LOC115635957 gene encoding histo-blood group ABO system transferase 2-like isoform X9 → MDKNQGKTGGVKGYFPKSHVHVMGFSTLLCFSFGYLWRCDVLMMTPWFAPIVWEGTYNSEILNEQFRQRNDTVGLTVFAIKKYVVFLKTFLETAETYFMVGHRVNYYIFTDRPEEVPKVALKEGRNIVVLQVQNYPRWQEISMRRMEMLSYFSQQRFINEVSYLVCMDVDMKFNDQVGVEILSDLFGTLHPAFYAAERRSFTYERRPASQAYVPSDEGDFYYMGSIFGGTVMEVYKLTKKCHEAIMVDKANGIEAIWQEESHLNKYFLYHKPTKILSPEYMWDDNLGRPEILKKRRFLAVPKNHAAIRNK, encoded by the exons ATGGACAAGAACCAAG GGAAAACAGGAGGGGTCAAAGGCTATTTTCCAAAGAGCCATGTTCATGTCATGGGTTTCAGCACgctgctgtgcttcagttttgGCTACCTTTG GAGATGTGACGTCCTTATGATGACTCCGTGGTTTGCTCCAATAGTTTGGGAAGGGACCTATAACTCCGAGATACTGAATGAGCAGTTCCGACAAAGGAATGACACTGTTGGACTGACAGTGTTTGCTATCAAAAA gtaTGTAGTCTTCCTCAAGACATTTTTAGAAACTGCAGAGACTTACTTTATGGTTGGACATAGGGTGAACTATTACATTTTCACAGACAGACCAGAAGAAGTTCCTAAAGTTGCCCTCAAAGAAGGAAGGAACATAGTGGTTCTGCAAGTTCAAAACTACCCTAGGTGGCAAGAAATCTCTATGCGACGAATGGAAATGCTCAGCTACTTCTCTCAGCAGCGGTTCATTAATGAGGTCAGCTACCTTGTGTGTATGGATGTAGACATGAAGTTTAATGACCAAGTTGGAGTGGAGATCCTGAGCGACTTGTTTGGCACACTACACCCAGCTTTCTACGCTGCAGAGCGTCGGTCTTTCACCTATGAACGTCGACCTGCTTCTCAAGCTTATGTGCCCAGTGATGAGGGTGACTTCTACTATATGGGATCCATTTTTGGAGGAACAGTAATGGAGGTTTACAAGCTGACCAAGAAATGCCATGAAGCCATCATGGTGGACAAAGCCAATGGAATTGAGGCAATCTGGCAAGAAGAGAGTCACTTAAACAAGTATTTTCTTTACCACAAACCAACCAAAATACTTTCTCCAGAATACATGTGGGACGACAATCTAGGTAGGCCAGAGATCCTTAAAAAAAGAAGGTTTCTTGCTGTACCAAAGAATCATGCTGCAATCAGAAATAAATGA
- the LOC115635957 gene encoding histo-blood group ABO system transferase-like isoform X8, protein MDKNQGKTGGVKGYFPKSHVHVMGFSTLLCFSFGYLWYVFSGTSSKVSDTTRRCDVLMMTPWFAPIVWEGTYNSEILNEQFRQRNDTVGLTVFAIKKYVVFLKTFLETAETYFMVGHRVNYYIFTDRPEEVPKVALKEGRNIVVLQVQNYPRWQEISMRRMEMLSYFSQQRFINEVSYLVCMDVDMKFNDQVGVEILSDLFGTLHPAFYAAERRSFTYERRPASQAYVPSDEGDFYYMGSIFGGTVMEVYKLTKKCHEAIMVDKANGIEAIWQEESHLNKYFLYHKPTKILSPEYMWDDNLGRPEILKKRRFLAVPKNHAAIRNK, encoded by the exons ATGGACAAGAACCAAG GGAAAACAGGAGGGGTCAAAGGCTATTTTCCAAAGAGCCATGTTCATGTCATGGGTTTCAGCACgctgctgtgcttcagttttgGCTACCTTTG GTATGTTTTCAGTGGTACCTCAAGCAAGGTCTCCGACACAACGAG GAGATGTGACGTCCTTATGATGACTCCGTGGTTTGCTCCAATAGTTTGGGAAGGGACCTATAACTCCGAGATACTGAATGAGCAGTTCCGACAAAGGAATGACACTGTTGGACTGACAGTGTTTGCTATCAAAAA gtaTGTAGTCTTCCTCAAGACATTTTTAGAAACTGCAGAGACTTACTTTATGGTTGGACATAGGGTGAACTATTACATTTTCACAGACAGACCAGAAGAAGTTCCTAAAGTTGCCCTCAAAGAAGGAAGGAACATAGTGGTTCTGCAAGTTCAAAACTACCCTAGGTGGCAAGAAATCTCTATGCGACGAATGGAAATGCTCAGCTACTTCTCTCAGCAGCGGTTCATTAATGAGGTCAGCTACCTTGTGTGTATGGATGTAGACATGAAGTTTAATGACCAAGTTGGAGTGGAGATCCTGAGCGACTTGTTTGGCACACTACACCCAGCTTTCTACGCTGCAGAGCGTCGGTCTTTCACCTATGAACGTCGACCTGCTTCTCAAGCTTATGTGCCCAGTGATGAGGGTGACTTCTACTATATGGGATCCATTTTTGGAGGAACAGTAATGGAGGTTTACAAGCTGACCAAGAAATGCCATGAAGCCATCATGGTGGACAAAGCCAATGGAATTGAGGCAATCTGGCAAGAAGAGAGTCACTTAAACAAGTATTTTCTTTACCACAAACCAACCAAAATACTTTCTCCAGAATACATGTGGGACGACAATCTAGGTAGGCCAGAGATCCTTAAAAAAAGAAGGTTTCTTGCTGTACCAAAGAATCATGCTGCAATCAGAAATAAATGA